The Poecile atricapillus isolate bPoeAtr1 chromosome 32 unlocalized genomic scaffold, bPoeAtr1.hap1 SUPER_32_unloc_3, whole genome shotgun sequence nucleotide sequence acccaaactgggaccccaatcccaaactgggagcccaaactgggaaccccagtcccaaactgggaccccaaactgggccccgcccctttcccctcccccccccgcgGGGTCCCCGGAGGTCaccggggtgggggaggggcagggcgGGCCCCGCTAATTGGGGCCGCTAATTAAGGCCAATTAACGCCCTCGTTAATGAGCTCGAACTGCCGGGGCGGGTTGGGCACGATGACGTCATCGGGggaagggtgggggaggggatgggggggaggggaagggaaaatgaccgaaaatgacccaaaatgacccaaaaatgacccaaaaatgaccaaaaattatcaaaaatgaccaaaaatgaccaaaaattgacccaaaaatgaccaaaattccccaaaaatcccccaaaaattccgaaaaaattcaccaaaaaataaaaaaaaaaaaaaaatccccaaaaattcccaaaaaatccccccaaaaaatcccaaaatttccccaaaaattcccaaaaaatcccaaaaattcccccaaaaaatcccaaaaaatccccaaaaaatcccaaaaattcccccaaaaattccccaaaaaataaaaaaaaaatccccaaaaattcccaaaaaatcccaaaaaaatcccaaaaaatccccaaaaaatcccaaaaatcccccaaaaaatcccccaaaaaatccccaaaaaataaaaaaaacccccaaaaaattcccaaaaaatcccccaaaaatcccaaaaatttccaaaaaatgcccaaaaatcccccaaaaattcccaaaaatccccccaaaattcgcagaattgacccaaaaattcccaaaaattccttaaaaaaatccccaaaaaaatcccccaaaaaatccccaaaaaccccaaaaaatccccccaaaaattcccaaaaaaccccaaaaaaatccaaaaaaattcccaaaaaatccccaaaaattcccaaaaaatcccaaaaattcccccaaaaaatcccaaaaaatccccaaaaaatcccaaaaacttcccaaaaatcccctcaaaaattccaaaaaaattcccccccaaaaatcccaaaaatcccaaaaaaaatcccccaaaaaaatccccccaaaaccccccaaaaattcccaaaaaaattaaaaaaaaaatccaaaaaaattcccaaaaaatccccaaaaaatcccaaagattcccaaaaaattcccaaaaatccccccaaaattccccaaaaaattccccaaaaaatcaaaaaaaaaaatccccaaaaattcccaaaaaattcccaaaaattccccaaaaaataaaaaaaaaaaatcgaaaaaattccaaaaaaatccccaaaaaataaaaaaaaaaaaccaaaaaatcccaaaaaaaatcccaaaaaattcccaaaaaatccccaaaaaatcccaaaaaattcccaaaaaaacccccaaaaatccccaaaaaatccccaaaaatcccaaaattcccgaattttccccaaatccccggAATTGACCCCAAAttttatttcccccccccccagagGAGATGCGGCGACgccccctggagctgctgctggggaccctgctcctgctgctgctgacaacAGGTGGGGACACAGCACCTCCAGAAGCTTCCAGAAAGGTTCCAGAaaggttccagaaggttccagaagCTTCCAGAAGGTCCCAAACTtggttccagaaggttctggaaggttcaggaaggttccagaaggttcaGAAAGATTCAGGAAGGTCCCAAACTTGGTTCTAGAAGGTCCCAGACTTGGTTCTAGAAGGTTCaggaaggttccagaaggttcaGCAAGGGTCAGGAAGGTCCCAAACTTGGTTtcagaaggttccagaaggttccagaaggttcaGAAAGATTTAGGAAGGTCCCAGACTTGGTTCTAGAAGGTTCAGAAAGGTTCCAGAAGTTTCCAAACTTGGTTCCAGAAGGTTTCAGAAGGTCCCAATCTtggttccagaaggttctggaaggttcaggaaggttccagaaggtCCCAAACTTGGTTCCAGAAGGTCCCAGACTTggttccagaaggttccagaaggtcCCAAACTTGGTTCTAGAAGGTTCTGAaaggttccagaaggttccagaaggttcaGAAAGATTCAGGAAGGTCCCAAACTTGGTTCTAGAAGGTCCCAGACTTGGTTCTAGAAGGTTCgggaaggttccagaaggttctgaaAGGTTCaggaaggttccagaaggttcaGAAGGTTTCAGAAAGGTTCaggaaggttccagaaggtCCCAAACTTGGTTCCAGAAGCTTCCAGAAGGTCCCAAACTTGGTTCCAGAAGCTTCCAGAAGGTCCCAAACTtggttccagaaggttctgaaAGGTTCAGGAAGGTtcagaaggttccagaaggttcaGAAAGGTTCCAGAAGGTCCCAGACTTggttccagaaggttccagaaggttccagaaggttcaGAAAGGTTCAGGAAGGtccagaaggttccagaaggttcaGAAAGGTTCAGGAAGGtccagaaggttccagaaggttccagaaggttcaGAAAGGGTCAGGAAGGTCCCAAACTTggttccagaaggttccagaaggttcagaaaggttccagaaggttccagaaggttcaGAAAGGGTCAGGAAGGTTCCAGAAAGGTTCAGGAAGGTTCAGGAAGGTTCAGAAGGTTCAGAAGGTTCAGAAAGGGTCaggaaggttccagaaggttcagaaggttccagaaggttccagaaggtcCCAAACTtggttccagaaggttctgaaAGGGTCAGGAAGGGTCAGGAAGGTTCAGGAAGGTTCaggaaggttccagaaggtCCCAAACTTGGTTTCAGAAGGTTCAGAAAGGGTCAGGAAGGTCCAGAAGGCTCCAGAAGCTTCCAGAAGCTTCCAGAAGGTCCCAAACTTGGTTCTAGAAGGGTCCAGAAGGTCCCAAACTTggttccagaaggttccagaaggttccagaaggttcaGAAAGGGTCAGGAAGGTCCCAAACTTGGTTctggaaggttccagaaggttcaGAAAGGTTCCAGAAGGTCCCAAACTtggttccagaaggttctgaaAGGTTCAGAAAGGGTCAGGAAGGTCCAGAAGGTCCAGAAAGGGTCAGAAAGGTtcagaaggttccagaaggttcaGAAAGGGTCAGAAAGGTTCCAGAAGGTCCCAGACTTggttccagaaggttccagaaggttccaAACTTggttccagaaggttccagACTCGGTTCTAGAAGGTTCTGGACTCGGTTCTAGGCTTGGTTCTAGATTcggttctagaaggttctagagcggttctagactcggttctagaaggttctagactcggttctagaaggttctagagcggttctagactcggttctagaaggttctagacggttctagagcggttctagactcggttctagactcggttctagaaggttctagagcggttctagactcggttctagaaggttctagacggttctagagcggttctagactcggttctagactcggttctagaaggttctagagCGGTTCTAGGCTCGGTTCTAGAAGGTTCTGGACTCGGTTCTGGAGCAGGTTCTGGGTTGGGTTCCAGCTCCGGTTCCTGAGCTGGTTCTGAGGTCCAGGTGAGGTCCAGGTGAGGTTCCAGGTCCCAGGTGAGGTCCCAGGTGAGGTTCAGGAGATGTTCCTGGAGATGTCCCAGGTCCCAGGTGAGGTCCAGGAGATGTCCCAGGTGAGGTCCAGGTGAGGTCCAGGTGAGGTCCAGGTGAGGTCCAGGAGATGTCCCAGGTCCCAGGTGAGGTCCGGGTGAGGTCCAGGAGATGTTCCAGGAGATGTTTCAGATTCAGGTGAGGTTCCAGGTCCCAGGTGAGGTCCAGCTGAGGTTCAGGAGATGTTCCAGGAGATGTTTCAGGTCCCAGGAGATGTTCCAGGAGATGTGTCAGGTTTCACGAGAGGTTCAGCTGAGGTTCAGGAGATGTTCCAGGTCCCAGCTGAGGTCCAGAAGATGTTCCTGGAGATGTTCCAGGTCCCAGCTGAGGTTCCTGGAGATGTTCCAGGAGATGTTCCAGGTCCCAGCTGAGGTTCAGGAGTTCCTGGAGATGTTCCTGGAGATGTTCCAGGTCCCAGCTGAGGTCCAGGAGATGTTCCAGGAGATGTTCCAAGTTCCTGGAGATGTTCCAGGTTCAGGAGATGTTCCAGGAGATGTTCCAGGTCCCATCTGAGGTTCAGATGTTCCTGGAGATGTTCCTGGAGATGTTCCAGGTCCCACTGAGGTTCAGGAGATGTTCCTGGAGATGtccctggagatgttccagGTCCCGCTGAGGTTCTCTCTGTCTCCACAGGTGGTCAGGTGGCAGGTGACACTCGCGTGGTTGGTGGCCACGCCTGCGTGCCGCACTCTCAGCCCTGGCAGGTGGCCGTGCTGGACATGTACAAACTCTACTGcgggggggtcctggtggcACCACGATGGGTGGTGACGGCGGCCCACTGCACCACACCTGGGTAAGGACACCTGGAGAtacccctggggacacctggggacacctggggacacctggggacacacaggtcccacccctgtcccacccctccctctgttccctcaggtgtcccccctccatgtccctcagATGTTCCTCAGATGTTCCTCAGATGTTCCTCAGGTGTTCCTCAGATGTTCCTCAGATGTTCCTCAGGTGTTCCTCAGATGTTCCTCAGGTGTTCCTCAGATGTTCCTCAGGTCCCACAGGTTCTTCAGGTCCCTCAGATGTTCCTCAGATGTTCCTCAGGTGTTCCTCAGGTGTTCCTCAGGTGTTCCTGAGATGTTCCTCAGGTGTTCCTCAGGTCCTTCAGGTCCTTCAGATGTTCCTTAGATGTTCCTCAGGTGTTCCTCAGGTGTTCCTCAGATGTTCCTCAGGTCCTTCAGGTCCCTCAGATGTCCCTCAGGTGTTCCTCAGGTGTTCCTCAGGTGTTCCTCAGGTGTTCCTCAGGTGTTCCTCAAGTGTTCTCCATGTTCCTTAGATGTTCCTCAGGTCCttcaggtgtcccccaggtgtcccccaggtccctcaggtgtccctcagATGTCCCTCAGGTCACCCAGGTGTTCCTCAGGTCCTTCAGGTCCCTCAGATGTCCCTTAGATGTCCCCCAGGTCCCTCAGATGTTCCTCAGATGTTCCTCAGGTGTTCCTCAGATGTTCCTCAGGTGTTCCTCAGATGTTCCTCAGATGTTCTCAGGTGTTCCTCAGGTGTTCCTCAGGTGTTCctcaggtgtccctcaggtgtccctcaggtgttCCTTAGATGTTCCTCAGGTGTTCCTCAGGTGTTCCTCAGATGTTCCTCAGGTGTTCCTCAGGTCCTTCAGATGTTCCTCAGGTGTTCCTCAGGTgttccccagctccttcaggtgtcccccaggtgtccctcacctgtcccctcccctcagCGTCACCACGGTGGCCCTGGGCAAGCACCTCCTGTACGGGCGGGAGGCCAGCGACGAGCGGCGCATGGTGGCCCTGAgatgtcccccaggtgtccctcaggtgcCCCTTAGATGTTCCTCAGGTCCCTCAGATGTTCCTCAGATGTTCCTCAGGTCCCTCAGATGTTCCTCAGGTGTTCCTCAGGTGTTCCTCAGATGTTCCTCAGGTGTTCCTCAGGTGTTCCTCAGGTCCTTCAGGTCCTTCAGATGTCCCTTAGATGTCTCTCAGGTCCTTCAGATGTCTCCTAGGTGTTCCTCAGATGCTCCTCAGGTCCTTCAGGTCCTTCAGATGTCCCTCAGATGTTCCTCAGGTGTTCCTCAGGTGTTCCTCAGGTCCCTCAGATGTCCCTCTGATGTTCCTCAGATGTCTCCTAGGTGTTCCTCAGGTGTTCCTCAGGTGTTCCCCAGGTCCTTCAGGTGTCCCTCAGATGTTCCTCaggtcccccaggtgtccctcacctgtccccacccctcctCAGCGTCACCACGGTGGCCCTGGGCAAGCACCTCCTGTACGGGCGCGAGGCCGGCGACGAGCGGCGCATGGTGGCCCGCATGGTGGCCCACCCGGGCTACGACCCCACCACCAAGGACAACGACATCATGCTCCTCAAGCTTCTGACCCCGGCCACCATCTCGGACCGCGTCCGGCCCATCCCGGTGGCCTCCTGCCTGCCCCGGGCCGGCACCTCCTGCCTGACGTCGGGATGGGGGGCCACCACCTCGCCTGAAGGTAGCGGAGGGGGTGGTGGGGAGGTCGGGTCTTCTGGTGGTCTTCTGGTGGTCATTTCATGGTCAGTTGGGTCTTCTGGTGGTCAGTTGGATCTTCTGGTGGTCAGTTGGGTCATCTCGTGGTCAGTTGGGTCTTCTGGTGGTCATCTGGTGGTCATTTCATGGTCACTTGGGTCTTCTGGTGGTCGTCTGGTGGTCATTTCATGGTCAGTTGGGTCTTCTCGTGGTCGTTTCATGGTCAGTTGGGTCTTCTGGTGGTCACCTGGTGGTCATTTCATGGTCACTTGGGTCTTCTGGTGGTCAGTTGGATCTTCTGGTGGTCATCTGGTGGTCATTTCATGGTCACTTGGGTCTTCTGGTGGTCGTCTGGTGGTCATTTCATGGTCAGTTGGGTCTTCTGGTGGTCATTTCGTAGTCAGGTCTTCTGGTGGTCATCTGGTGGTCATTTTGTGGTCAGTTGGGTCATCTCCTGGTCAGTTGGGTCTTCTGGTGGTCATTTCATGGTCAGTTGGGTCTTCTGGTGGTCACCTGGGCCACCTCTCATGGTCACTTCGGACCTCTGGTGGTTACCTGGGTGTCCTgctggtcactctggtggtcactgtggtcactgtggtcactgtggtggtCCCAATGTTCtcagtggtcactgtggtcactgtggtcactgtggtcactctggtggtcactgtggtcactctgtgtccccacagtgacGTACCCCGAGGTCCTCCAGTGTGTCAatgtcactgtggtcactgtggtggtcactgtggtcactgtggtggtCCCAATGTTCTCaatggtcactgtggtcactgtggtggtCCCAATGTTCTCAATGGTCACTGTGGTGGTCCCAGTGGTCCCAGTGGTcccagtggtcactctggtggtcactgtggtcactctggtcactctgTCCACAGTGACGTACCCCGAGGTCCTCCAGTGTGTCAatgtcactgtggtcactgtggtggtCACTGTGGTGGTTTCTGTGGTCCcagtggtcactgtggtcactgtggtcactctggtggtcactgtggtcactctggtggtcactctggtcactctgGTGTCCACAGTGACGTACCCCGAGGTTCTCCAGTGTATCAAcgtcactgtggtcactgtggtcactctggtggtcactgtggtcactctggtggtcactTAGTGGTCACTCTGTCCACAGTGATGTACCCCGAGGTTCTCCGGTGTGTCAatgtcactgtggtcactgtggtcactgtggtggtcactctggtcactttggtggtcactgtggtcactgtggtcactcagtggtcactctgtgtccccacagtgacGTACCCCAAGGTCCTCCAGTGTGTCAAcgtcactgtggtcactgtggtcactgtggtggtCCCAGTGGTCACTGTGGTGGTCCCAATGTTCTCAATGGTCATTCtggtggtcactctggtggtccCAGTGGTCCCAGTGGTCACTGTGGTGGTcccagtggtcactctggtcgctctggtcactgtggtcactctgatggtcccagtggtcactctggtggtcactcagtggtcactcagtggtcactctgtgtccccacagtgacGTACCCCGAGGTCCTCCAGTGTGTCAAcgtcactgtggtcactgtggtcactgtggtggtCCCAATGTTCTCAGTGGTCATGGTGGTCCcagtggtcactgtggtcactctggtggtcactgtggtcactcagtggtcactctggtggtcactctggtcactctgtccccacagtgacGTACCCCGAGGTCCTCCAGTGTGTCAATGTCACTGTGGTGGTCACTATGGTCACTGTGGTGGTCCCAATGTTCTCAagggtcactgtggtcactttggtggtcactgtggtcactctggtggtcccagtggtcactctggtggtcactcagtggtcactctgtccccacagtgacGTACCCCGAGGTTCTCCAGTGTGTCAAcgtcactgtggtcactgtggtggtCACTATGGTCACTGTGGTGGTCCCAATGTTCTCAATGGTCACTGtggtggtcactgtggtcactctggtggtcactgtggtcactcagtggtcactctgtccccacagtgacGTACCCCGAGGTCCTGCAGTGTGTCAACatcactgtggtcactgtggtcactgtggtggtCCCAATGTTCTCaatggtcactgtggtcactctggtggtcactgtggtcactctggtggtccCAATGTTCTCAAtgtcactgtggtcactctggtggtcactgtggtcactgtggtcactctggtggtcactctggtcactctgtgtccccacagtgacGTACCCCGAGGTTCTCCAGTGTGTCAatgtcactgtggtcactgtggtggtCCCAATGTTCTCAGTGGTCACTGTGGTGGTCCCAATGTTCTCAGTGGTCAtggtggtcactctggtggtcactgtggtcactctggtggtcactgtggtcactctggtggtcatggtggtcactctggtggtcactctggtcactcagtggtcactctgtccccacagtgacGTACCCCGAGGTTCTCCAGTGTGTCAAcgtcactgtggtcactgtggtggtCCCAATGTTCTCaatggtcactgtggtcactct carries:
- the LOC131574005 gene encoding kallikrein-11-like, coding for MRRRPLELLLGTLLLLLLTTGGQVAGDTRVVGGHACVPHSQPWQVAVLDMYKLYCGGVLVAPRWVVTAAHCTTPGVTTVALGKHLLYGREAGDERRMVARMVAHPGYDPTTKDNDIMLLKLLTPATISDRVRPIPVASCLPRAGTSCLTSGWGATTSPEVTYPEVLQCVNVTLFSPAECRRFYPGSITDNMICAGNVRGGMDSCQGDSGGPLVCDGNLQGIVSWGMERCGQPRRPGVYTKVCRYARWIQETMEDT